Proteins from one Carcharodon carcharias isolate sCarCar2 chromosome 19, sCarCar2.pri, whole genome shotgun sequence genomic window:
- the LOC121291229 gene encoding zinc finger protein 227-like: MEEKLFKCAVCKQTFPQSWLLRKHQRIHTGEKLFKCEECNKDFSQSSDLLTHWRVHTREKPFTCEVCTKSFSCSSNLREHQRIHTGQKPFTCEVCDKSFSNSSHLRTHQRIHTGEKPFTCKVCDKSFSQLPNLLTHQRIHTGEKQLMCELCNKSFSNSSHLRVHHRIHTGEKPFRCEVCDKSFSQSSSLHKHQHIHTGEKPFICEVCDKSFPQLSYLHAHQCVHIGEKSFRCEVCNKAFRQPSNLLAHKRVHTGEKPFKCEVCNKTFLRSSTLLRHQRIHTGERPFRCVVCEKAFIHSFELLRHQRIHTGEKFYKCELCGKDFTNSLSLQIHQRAHTGK; encoded by the exons ATGGAAGAGAAACTATTCAAGTGTGCGGTGTGCAAACAAACCTTTCCTCAGTCATGGTTGCTCAGGAAACACCAACGCatccacactggggagaaactgttTAAGTGTGAGGAGTGTAACAAGGACTTTTCACAATCATCAGACCTGCTGACACATTGGCgtgttcacaccagggagaaaccTTTCACGTGTGAGGTGTGCACCAAATCATTCTCGTGCTCATCAAACCTCCGTGAACACCAACGGATTCACACAGGGcagaaaccattcacatgcgaG gtgtgtgacaaatcattctcgaaTTCATCACACCTCCGCacacaccagcgcattcacacaggggagaaacctttCACGTGCAAGGTGTGTGATAAATCATTCTCACAGTTACCGAACCTCCTCActcaccaacgcattcacactggggagaaacaaTTGATGTGTGAATTATGCAACAAATCATTCTCGAATTCATCACATCTCCGTGTACACCATCGCATTCACACAGGCGAGAAACCGTTCAGGTGCGAGGTGTGTGATAAATCATTCTCTCAGTCATCATCCCTCCACAAgcaccaacacattcacacaggagagaaaccTTTCATAtgcgaggtgtgtgacaaatcatttcCGCAGTTATCGTACCTTCATGCACACCAGTGTGTGCACATAGGGGAGAAATCGTTCAGATGTGAGGTGTGCAACAAAGCCTTCAGACAGCCATCAAACCTCCTGGCCCATAAGAGGgtccacactggggagaaacccttcaagtgtgaggTTTGCAATAAAACTTTTCTGAGATCTTCCACCCTCCTGAGacaccagaggattcacacaggggagagaccCTTCAGGTGTGTAGTTTGTGAGAAGGCTTTCATCCACTCCTTCGAGCTCCTGAGGcaccagaggattcacacaggAGAAAAATTCTACAAATGTGAGTTATGTGGCAAAGATTTTACAAATTCATTGAGCCTCCAGATCCATCAGAGAGCCCACACAGGGAAGTAA
- the LOC121291082 gene encoding zinc finger protein 271-like: MEEKRFKCEMCDEAFVTSSSLLIHQRIHMGKQLLRCEVCEATFTNSSKLLRHQRIHTGEKLFTCKVCDKSFAQSLNLRIHQRIHTGEKPFKCEVCNKSFSQSLKLLFHQTVHTGEKPFTCLVCKKSFSRSQTLQGHQRIHTGEKPFTCKMCDKSFSDSSALRGHQRIHTGEKPFTCEVCDKSFSRASNLRVHQRIHTGEKPFTCKMCDKSFSDSSAFQGHQRIHTGEKPFTCEVCDKSFSQASNLRAHQRIHTGEKPFTCEVCDKSFSLSSNLHVHQRIHTGEKPFTCEVCDRSFSQSTELRVHQRIHTGEKPFMCEVCYKSFSNSSYLRTHERIHTGEKPFTCEVCEKSFSRSSELCRHQRIHTGEKPFTCEVCYKSFSNSSHLRTHERIHTGEKPFTCELCDKSFSRSSSLRTHQHIHTGEKPFMCKACNKSFSQSRSLRVHQRIHTEVTVQV; encoded by the coding sequence ATGGAAGAGAAACGGTTTAAGTGTGAGATGTGTGATGAAGCTTTTGTGACATCTTCGAGTCTCCTGATACACCAGAGGATTCACATGGGGAAGCAACTCCtcaggtgtgaggtgtgtgaggcaACTTTTACCAATTCCTCCAAGCTTCTGCGACACCAGAGGATCCACACAGGAGAGAAGCTGTTCACATGcaaggtgtgtgacaaatcatttgCACAGTCACTGAACCTCCGcatacaccaacgcattcacacaggggagaaaccgttcaagtgtgaggtgtgtaacAAATCATTCTCTCAGTCTTTGAAACTCCTGTTCCATCAGACAgtccacacaggggagaaaccattcacatgttTGGTGTGCAAAAAATCATTCTCGCGGTCCCAGACTCTCCAAggacaccaacgcattcacactggcgagaaaccattcacatgcaagatgtgtgacaaatcattttcAGATTCATCAGCCCTCCGAggacaccaacgcattcacactggggagaaaccattcacatgtgaggtttgtgacaaatcattctcgcgGGCATCAAATCTCCGTGTAcatcaacgcattcacacaggtgagaaaccattcacatgcaaGATGTGTGACAAATCGTTCTCTGATTCATCAGCCTTCCAAggacaccaacgcattcacactggggagaaaccttTCACATGTGAGgtttgtgacaaatcattctcacagGCATCAAATCTCCGtgcacaccaacgcattcacacaggcgAGAAACCATTCACTTGTGAAGTGTGCGACAAATCATTCTCGCTGTCATCGAACCTCCAtgtacaccaacgcattcacacaggagaGAAGCCATTCACATGTGAGGTGTGTGATAGATCATTCTCCCAGTCAACGGAGCTCCGTGtgcaccagcgcattcacacaggggagaaaccattcatgtgCGAGGTGTGCTACAAATCGTTCTCAAATTCATCATACCTCCGCACACATgagcgcattcacactggggagaagccattcacctgtgAGGTTTGTGAAAAATCATTCTCACGGTCATCGGAGCTCTGCAggcaccaacgcattcacacaggggagaaaccattcacgtgtGAGGTGTGCTACAAATCATTCTCAAATTCATCCCACCTCCGCACACACGAAcgtattcacactggggagaagccattcacgtGTGAGCtttgtgacaaatcattctcacgGTCATCAAGTCtccgcacacaccaacacattcacacaggggagaaaccattcatgtgCAAGGCGTGTAACAAATCATTCTCACAGTCTCGAAGCCTCCGTGTACATCAACGCATTCACACGGAAGTAACCGTCCAAGTGTGA